A region from the Schistocerca serialis cubense isolate TAMUIC-IGC-003099 chromosome 1, iqSchSeri2.2, whole genome shotgun sequence genome encodes:
- the LOC126457179 gene encoding dynein axonemal light chain 4-like has translation MAEGEVKKEAETKKVEHTYALVKTCDMTEEIKNEAVDLIVTACEKHAPNNFLAARMIKESMDKKFQPSWNAVVGEAYGFEIDYLCSTLLFMLYGGNLGIVTWKCS, from the exons ATGGCAGAGGGAGAggtgaaaaaggaagctgaaacaAAGAAAGTTGAACATACGTATGCGCTTGTGAAA ACCTGCGACatgacagaagaaataaaaaatgaagcaGTTGATCTGATTGTCACTGCCTGTGAGAAACATGCACCAAACAATTTC CTCGCAGCCAGAATGATTAAGGAATCAATGGATAAGAAATTTCAACCGTCCTGGAACGCTGTGGTGGGTGAAGCATATGGATTTGAAATAGATTATTTGTGTTCAACTCTTTTATTCATGTTATATGGGGGTAATCTGGGGATAGTCACTTGGAAGTGTTCGTAA